The following are from one region of the Nicotiana tomentosiformis chromosome 7, ASM39032v3, whole genome shotgun sequence genome:
- the LOC104088247 gene encoding beta-amyrin 28-monooxygenase, with product MELFYVSLLCLFILLVSLSFLFLFLFNNNKNKSTFSGQLPPGKSGWPVIGESLEFLSTGWKGHPEKFIFDRISKYSSNVFKTHLLGEKAAVFCGDSGNKFLFSNENKLVQAWWPSSVDKIFPSSTQTSSKEEAIKMRKMLPNFLKPEALQRYIGIMDDIAQRHFKSWENQEQVFVFPLAKRYTFWLACRLFVSVEDSNHVAKLADPFDVLASGLISIPIDLPGTPFNRAIKASNFIRKELVAIIKQRKIDLAEGKALPNQDILSHMLLTSDENGKFMHELDIADKILGLLIGGHDTASSACAFIVKYLAELPEIYEGVYKEQMEIAKSKAKGELLNWEDIQKMRYSWNVACEVLRLAPPLQGAFREALVDFTFNGFSIPKGWKIYWSANSTHRNPEVFPEPLKFDPSRFEGRGPAPYTFVPFGGGPRMCPGKEYARLEILVFMHHLVKRFKWEKIIPDEKIVVNPMPIPAKGLPVKLYPHNKA from the exons ATGGAGTTGTTCTATGTCTCTCTTCTTTGCCTCTTTATTCTTTTAGTCTCCCTCTCCTTCCTCTTCCTCTTTCTCTTCAACAATAATAAGAACAAATCCACCTTCTCCGGCCAACTTCCTCCGGGCAAGTCCGGCTGGCCGGTGATCGGAGAAAGCCTCGAGTTTCTCTCCACTGGTTGGAAAGGTCATCCTGAAAAATTTATCTTTGATAGAATTTCCAAGTACTCTTCCAATGTGTTTAAAACTCATCTTTTAGGTGAAAAAGCAGCTGTTTTTTGTGGTGATTCTGGAAATAAATTCTTGTTTTCCAATGAAAATAAATTAGTCCAAGCTTGGTGGCCAAGTTCAGTTGACAAAATTTTCCCATCTTCAACACAAACTTCTTCAAAAGAAGAAGCTATTAAAATGAGAAAAATGCTTCCTAATTTCCTTAAACCCGAGGCGTTACAACGTTACATTGGAATCATGGATGATATCGCGCAACGCCATTTTAAATCATGGGAAAATCAAGAACAAGTTTTTGTTTTCCCTCTAGCAAAACGTTACACTTTTTGGTTAGCATGTCGATTATTTGTAAGTGTAGAAGATTCTAATCATGTAGCTAAACTTGCTGATCCTTTTGATGTTTTGGCTTCGGGTTTAATTTCTATTCCTATAGATTTACCTGGTACACCATTTAATCGTGCTATTAAGGCCTCCAATTTTATTAGAAAGGAACTTGTGGCAATTATAAAGCAAAGGAAGATTGATTTGGCTGAGGGAAAAGCATTGCCAAATCAAGATATATTGTCACATATGCTATTGACAAGTGATGAAAATGGGAAGTTTATGCATGAATTGGATATTGCTGATAAGATATTAGGGTTGTTGATTGGTGGACATGACACTGCTAGTTCTGCTTGTGCTTTTATTGTCAAGTATCTTGCTGAGCTTCCTGAGATCTATGAAGGAGTTTACAAAG AACAAATGGAGATAGCAAAATCAAAGGCTAAAGGAGAATTATTGAATTGGGAAGACATTCAAAAGATGAGATATTCGTGGAATGTGGCCTGTGAAGTTTTAAGACTTGCTCCACCCCTCCAAGGTGCTTTTAGGGAAGCCCTAGTTGACTTCACTTTCAATGGTTTCTCCATTCCAAAAGGATGGAAG ATATACTGGAGTGCAAATTCTACACACAGAAATCCAGAAGTATTTCCAGAACCTCTAAAATTCGACCCTTCAAGATTTGAAGGAAGAGGACCTGCACCATACACATTTGTACCCTTTGGAGGTGGACCTAGGATGTGCCCTGGAAAAGAATATGCTCGTTTAGAAATACTTGTTTTTATGCACCATCTTGTTAAGAGGTTTAAGTGGGAAAAAATCATTCCCGACGAGAAGATCGTCGTCAATCCGATGCCGATTCCAGCGAAGGGACTTCCGGTCAAGCTCTATCCTCACAACAAGGCATGA
- the LOC104088248 gene encoding cell division control protein 6 homolog B-like, with the protein MAEIQLSTPQKRKLRSNSTPSPMQSSCAKWKSPRRCVKDCPKSHVKMQGNFGDKTINTTKSPVKKRLSESFLQKPMWNPRDVEQLNAVKEALHVSTPPATPTVVCREVKYNRILDFCKQSVEQDKAGSLYICGCPGTGKSLSIEKVKEVLVDWANESALQAPDLLSLSCTSLSKTSDIFGKILDKIQPRRKANGSMSPLQYLQKMSSQKQQSTGRKMMLIIVDEMDYLITKDRTVLHDLFMLTTFPFSRFILIGIANAIDLADRFLPKLQSLNYNPFHVERNIISDTWCCTFLGKPAVITYRAYSKDQIISILQQRLEAFPYTVFQPQALELCARKVASTSGDMRKALSVCRSAIEMLEGEIRDSIYSLQLPSLKMGLSDQQRGGACDKSPIQESGVVRVDHVAIALSKAYRSPVVDTIQSLPQHQQIILCSALKLFRGKKKDATIGELNISYVDVCKSTLIPPVGIMELSNMCRVLGDQGILKVGQAREDKLRRVTLKIDEAVITFALQGIRLFRNYLQQL; encoded by the exons ATGGCTGAGATCCAATTGTCTACTCCTCAGAAGCGCAAACTCAGATCCAATTCGACTCCTTCACCAATGCAAAGCTCTTGTGCGAAATGGAAATCTCCTCGTCGATGCGTCAAAGACTGCCCTAAGAGTCATGTAAAA ATGCAGGGGAATTTTGGGGATAAAACAATAAATACGACCAAATCACCAGTGAAAAAGAGATTGTCGGAGAGTTTTCTTCAGAAGCCAATGTGGAATCCAAGAG ATGTGGAGCAATTAAATGCGGTGAAGGAGGCATTGCATGTGTCTACTCCTCCAGCAACACCAACTGTGGTGTGTCGAGAAGTCAAGTACAatagaattttggatttttgcaaACAATCTGTGGAACAAGACAAGGCTGGGAGTTTGTATATATGTGGTTGCCCTGGCACTGGAAAGTCTTTGTCAATAGAGAAGGTCAAGGAGGTCCTGGTTGATTGGGCAAATGAG TCAGCTTTGCAGGCACCAGATTTGTTATCTCTCAGCTGCACTTCTCTGTCAAAAACTTCTGACATTTTTGGAAAG ATACTCGATAAAATTCAGCCACGGAGAAAAGCAAATGGTTCTATGTCACCTTTGCAGTATCTTCAGAAAATGTCATCTCAGAAGCAGCAGTCAACTGGGAGGAAGATGAT GTTGATAATCGTTGATGAGATGGATTATTTAATCACAAAAGACCGGACTGTGCTTCATGATCTGTTCATGCTAACTACGTTTCCTTTCTCCCGATTTATTCTGATTG GAATTGCTAATGCCATTGACTTAGCTGATAGATTTCTTCCCAAGCTACAATCCTTGAACT ATAACCCATTCCATGTGGAAAGGAATATAATTTCTGACACATGGTGCTGTACTTTCCTAGGCAAGCCTGCAGTTATAACATATCGTGCATATTCTAAGGACCAAATCATTTCCATTCTTCAACAAAGATTAGAG GCATTTCCTTACACTGTCTTCCAGCCTCAAGCATTGGAACTATGTGCCAGG AAAGTTGCTTCTACATCTGGAGACATGAGGAAGGCTCTCTCAGTTTGCAG GAGTGCAATAGAGATGTTAGAAGGTGAAATAAGAGATTCTATCTACAGCCTTCAGTTACCATCATTAAAGATGGGACTTTCTGATCAACAGAGAGGTGGTGCTTGTGATAAGTCGCCTATCCAAGAAAGTGGAGTT GTCAGGGTTGACCATGTGGCTATTGCTTTATCAAAGGCATATAGATCTCCGGTAGTCGATACCATTCAATCGCTTCCACAACATCAACAG ATTATACTATGTTCTGCTTTGAAGCTATTCAGGGGGAAGAAAAAGGATGCGACTATAGGGGAG CTGAATATCTCATACGTTGATGTCTGTAAATCGACTTTAATCCCACCTGTTGGAATCATGGAGCTCTCAAACATGTGCAGAGTGCTAGGTGACCAG GGGATTCTAAAGGTAGGGCAAGCGCGAGAAGATAAATTAAGAAGAGTAACGCTAAAGATAGATGAAGCAGTTATCACCTTTGCATTGCAG GGAATACGTTTATTTCGAAATTATCTTCAACAATTGTGA